The following are from one region of the Salvia splendens isolate huo1 chromosome 2, SspV2, whole genome shotgun sequence genome:
- the LOC121777746 gene encoding secreted RxLR effector protein 161-like, with the protein MRYLKAADKLGILFTGGNRDEKEPLLGFCDSDYAANLDTRRSQTRYIFTLYGSAVCWKSSLQNVVALSTTEAEYMALTSVVKESKWLMGLISDFGVKQGRV; encoded by the coding sequence ATGAGGTATTTGAAGGCTGCTGATAAGCTGGGAATATTGTTCACAGGAGGCAACAGAGATGAGAAAGAGCCATTGTTGGGATTTTGTGACTCAGATTACGCAGCTAACTTGGACACAAGGAGATCCCAAACTAGATACATTTTCACTTTGTATGGTTCAGCAGTTTGTTGGAAGTCAAGCTTACAAAATGTGGTAGCTTTGTCAACCACAGAAGCTGAGTATATGGCCCTCACTTCAGTTGTGAAGGAGAGCAAGTGGCTAATGGGACTGATATCTGACTTTGGAGTGAAGCAAGGCAGAGTTTGA
- the LOC121777737 gene encoding cold-responsive protein kinase 1-like produces MGLSDCFGAFDYCTHDTVTQAHEIPTKTVRLFSYYSLRSATRLFHTSNRIGRGGFGVVYKGVLRDRTQVAIKALSAGSKQGIKEFLTELATISEIRHPNLVQLLGCCVEGDHRILVYEYMENSSLHTALLGSYSKQAELDWSKRAAICLGTAKGLAFLHKDAEPGIVHRCWIISNRMKMNKK; encoded by the exons ATGGGCCTCTCTGATTGTTTCGGTGCGTTTGATTACTGCACACACGATACTGTAACTCAAGCACACG AAATCCCCACAAAAACCGTGAGGCTTTTCTCTTACTATTCCCTGCGCTCAGCAACGAGGTTGTTTCACACTTCCAACAGAATCGGCAGAGGTGGTTTCGGAGTAGTTTATAAA GGTGTTTTGAGAGATAGGACTCAAGTTGCAATCAAGGCTCTCTCTGCTGGATCAAAGCAGGGGATAAAGGAGTTCTTGACAGAGCTCGCGACCATATCTGAGATCCGGCATCCCAACCTCGTGCAGCTGCTCGGCTGCTGTGTCGAGGGCGATCACCGGATACTCGTCTACGAGTACATGGAGAACAGCAGCCTCcacaccgccttgctaggctcTTACAGCAAGCAAGCGGAGCTCGATTGGTCGAAGAGGGCTGCGATATGTCTTGGCACGGCTAAGGGGCTCGCGTTCCTCCACAAGGACGCTGAGCCAGGCATCGTTCATCGTTGTTGGATAATAAGCAATAGAATGAAAATGAACAAGAAATGA